The genomic window ACTCTCGTGTATGACCATCACGCCGGCCGCATCGCGGAGCGGCTGACCGAGCTCCAGCACGGCCATGTGGAGAGGGTCGTCACGACCACGCACGTCCACCTGGACGAGCGGCGCTGCCTGGAAGTGATCCTGCTCCGGGGCCAGGCGAAGGTCGTGCGTCAGCTCGCCGACGACCTGATCGGCGTGAAGGGGGTGGAGACCGGACGCCTCGTGCTGACGGCCGCCACGCCCGTCGTGGGCAACGGAGTGCAGTCCCACCACCACGATCACGGTCATGGCCACGGCCATAGACACGAGCATGACCATCCCCATACCCACGAAGGGCCGGACGCGAAGGCGGCCCGGCGTCCGGGCAAGCGTCGCCCGGGTTGAGCCGCGCGCTGAGCCGATGATCCGGCCGGCCGTCAGGGGGCGAACGAGCGTATCGCCTCCTCCTCGGTCTCGAAGATCGTCGCCAGCTTGTCCAGGCTGATGATCTCGGCGCCGAGGCGGACCTCGGGATCGAGCTGGCAGAAGCGGACCACCGAGCCCCGCTCCTGCGCCTCCTTGACGACCTTGAACAGGATGGCGAAGCCGGTGCTGCTGAGGTACTTCGTATGCTTCAGGTTGACGACGAGGTGCCTGGCCCAATCCTGCCCCGCGACCAGCGAGAGCTCGGCTCCGAGCTCGCTCGCCTGGGGCGGGAAGCGCAGTTCGCCCGGCAGGACCTCGACGACCGCCACGTCGCCGACCATGTTGGCCTTGATGCGCTGGAACTCGCCGGTGGACATGTCGCATTTCCCGATCGAATGGCCGAAGGACGTTCGCCTGCCCCGATTCTAAAGGGAAATGTAGCACGAAAGACACGGAGATCGGCCAACTTCATCGACGGCCGGCCGTCCCGCTCGGCGGAGCGGCTCGCCGGCGCTCCCCCTTTGCGGGCTCGCGGCCCGGGCTGATCGCCGCCCGCGACGGCCGAATCCTGCCTCAGCCGATGAGCACGGTCGGACACCCGAGGACGATCGACCCTCCATGGGCCGTGACGTCGCCGAGCCTCGCGGCGGGCATGCCGCCGATCAGCACGGTGAAGCAGCCGACCGCGATGACGTCCGGCGGGCCGACGCAGGTGGCCATGTCGCCCACCCTCGCGGCGGGCATGCCGCCGACGAGGACCGTGGGGCAGCCCGGGGGGAGGATCGGCCCGCCGACGTGGGGCACCACGCCGGTCACCATCGGGCAGACGTGCATGTCTCCGGCTCGCGCGGCGGGCATGCCCATGACGCGTCTCCTATCGCTTCTTGACGGTCGGCCGGGTCGGGGGCGGGATACGCGTCGGCGAGGGCCAGGTGTCCTTGCCCTCGGCGACTTCCCGCCCGATCGCGAAGAACGTCGCGTGCTTCTCCGGGGCCTTCTCCGGCTGGCGGATCACGGCCGCGAGAAGGATTGCCCCGGTCGCCGCGCGGGCCGTCAGGTCCTCTCGCGGCGGGACCGCGGTGAGTTCGGGCGGGGCGAGGCTGCCCTCGCTGAGGAACGCGGCGAGGGCGGTGCAGCCGGCGGGCGTGTCGATCCCCGCCTCCTGCGCGGCCGCCCAGCAGCCGCGACGCCGTTCGTCGCTGGGGTCGGTCACCCAATCCCTGGCGGCCTTCAGGGCGGATTCCGCGGGGCCCGTCGCGGACCCCTCGGGGTCGGCCGTCGCCACGCAGCGGCACGCCCACCAGACGGCCGCGCGCTTGATCATGCCGCGCGCCAGGAAACGGATCCCGTCGAGGTGCAGGCCGCCGGAGGCGAGCAGGTCCAGGTAGGCGCCCGGCGCCAGGCCCTCCCGGAGCAGGGCCGCCGCGGCCGGTGTCATCTCCGTCCGCGAGCCGATCTCCGCCGCGAACCGCTCGTTGATGAATGCCGGGTCGCTCACGTCTTTGACATCCCCGGAAGGATCAGCCGATCATCGTGATGCCGCCCTTGGCCTGCAGCATCGCGTCCGCGCTGACCTGGACCATCAGCCCCTGCACCTGCGTCTGCACCTGCCCCTGGACCTTGATCATCAGGCCCTGGATCGTCACGCCCGTCTGATCGATCTTGATGCTGTTCTGGCCGACCTTCAGCTCGATGGACTGCATCGCCTCCGTCGAGCTGGAGCCCAGGTCGAGCTTCGTCGTCTGGTTGCCCATGGAGATCGTCAGCGAGTCGTTCCCCATGTCGATCTTCACGCTGCGATTGCCCTGCTTGATCTCCTCGGCGACGTCTCCGTTGATGGAGACGGTCCGCTTGCCCTGCGTGACCTCGAGCGAGTCGTCGCCCTGCTTGACCGTCGCCGAGCGGTTCCCCTGCGAGATCGTCAGCGTGTCGTTCCCCGTCTTCAGCGTCGTCGACCGGTCCTTGTAGATCTCCACGGTCTGGCTGCCGCTCGACGCCTGCGCCTCCCCCGTGCCGACCTTCAGCGACTGGCCGTTGTAGACCTCGATGGCCTGGCTGCCGTCGTCGCAATTCGCGGTGCCGACCTTCACGGCCTGGTTGTTGTAGATTTCGATCGCCTGGTCGCCCTTGTCCTTCTTGTCGAATCCGACCTTGAGCGTGTCGTTGTTCTCGACGACTCGGTTGAAGTCCTTCTCGGCGTGGAAGTAGACCTCCTCGGAGTCCTTCTTGTCCTCGAACCTCAGCTGATTGAAGTTCTCCGCGGTGCCGTCGAGCGAGCTGCGGCTCAGGTATCCGCTCTGCGTCATGTTGTCCGGGAGCGTGTAGGGGGGCATGTTCGCCGCATTGTAGACGCTGCCCACGATGATCGGGCGGTCCGGATCCCCTTCCTCGAAGTGGACGATGACCTCCTGCCCGACTCGCGGGATGTGGATCATCCCCCATTGCTGGCCCGCCCAAGGCGTGCCGACCCGGACCCAGCACGAGCTGTTGGCGTCCTTCTGGCCGATGCGGTCCCAGGGGAATTGCACCTTCACCCGGCCGTACTTGTCGGTGAAGATCTCGTCCCCAGAGTTGCCGACGACGACCGCCGTCTGGGGCCCCTCGACCACCCGACGGGGGACGTTCCTCTCGGGCCGGAACGCGAGGGAGGCCGGGATGCACTCGAATTCGTTCTCATAGGCTCCTTGCCCGTTGCCGCCGGTCGTGTAGGCGTCCCCCATCGTCAGCCGGTGCGTGACCCGGGTCAGGACGTAGGGGCCGTTGGCGTTGAAGTGCCGGTCGAGGGTGAACTTGCAGCCGGCGGCGAACTGCCGGCACGTACTCGTCCCGCGGTTGCGGATGGCCGAGGCGTTCTGCTCCTGAATCCGGATGCCCGCGGTGCGCTCGTTGTCCTCGAAGATGTTCTGGACGTCCGAGGGGCGGTCGCCCCCGCCTGGCGCGGTGCCGTCGAATCGCTTGGCGTAGCCGCCGGGGAACTCGTAGACCTCGAGGGCGTCGTTGCTGGCGGCGGTGAGGCTCATCGAGACGGTGCCGCCCTGGACGGTGCCCGCCGCCGACTTGACCGCCTCCAGGTTCTGGCCCGGCAGCTCGAAGCACTGATCCCAGAGCGTGAGCTTGCCCGGGCGGATGGCCTGCCGCCGTCGCCAGGAATGAACCCGATCCTCGTCGCGGAGCCCGCCCTCCTGCTCCTCGAAGAACACCGTCGTCGCGCCGGGGACGTCGTCGTGGCCGCCGGGCGTGTCGGCAATCACCATCTGGTGGCTGCCGGACGCATGCTTGAAGTAGTAGTAGATACCCTCTTCTTCCATCAACCGGGCGGCGAAGTCGAAGTCGCTCTCGCGATACTGGACGCAGTAGTCCCGCGGCTTGTACGTCCCCTGGAGCTGGTTCTTGATGCTGAGGCCGGAGAACACGGCGGTGAGGATGTCGGGGACGTTCATCTGCTGGAAGATGCGGCTGCCGATCTTCCGGGTCAGGAGCCAGAGCTTGGGCACGAGTTCGGCGTGATAGACGGTGAAATAGGACGGCCCTAGCGGAGAGGGGAGGCGGCCGCCCTGGTCCACCTCGCTGACGATCCCCGACAAGTACCGCGACGAGCCGTCGGGTAGCCGCATCGTGACCGTCGCCTCCTGTCCGAGCAGGCTGTCGAATGCGATGTCCTCGCTCGATTCGGCCAGCATCTCGAGGCGGAAGCGATACAGGCCGGAAAGCGACTCGGTCCCCTCCACGCCCTGGAGGAGCAGGACATCCGCCCCGAGTGGGGTCGAGATGGAGATCGGGCGGTTGGCCTGGCTGATCTGCGGCATGGTCGCGGACTCCGGGCACGACGATATAGGGCTGCGGCCGCGGGCGCCGCGGCGTCGTCGTGCGTCAATCCACGCTACGAACATCGAGGAGGTGATTGTGACCTCCCGGGCCGCCGGAAGCAAGCCGCCACGTACCCGTCCGGTCCGCCAGGGCCCTGGCCTGGACGGGCCACGCACCGGCAATCGGCCGAGACAGGTCCGGGCCCATGCACGAGGTCCCCATCGGCTCCACCCCTCGTCGCCTGGACGGCCGTTCCCCGGGTCGATTCCGGGTCAAATTGCTCCCGGCGATGGGTTACAATCTCCACGTCGCGAGTTCGCCGTCCCGGAGGAAAGGACACGCCCGAAATGCCCGTGGAGCTGCAACTGCCCGACTCGCCCGTGGTCGGGGTGGTGATGGGGAGCCGGTCGGACTGGGAGACCATGCGGCACGCGGCCGAAGCCCTCCGATCGCTGGGCATCCCCGCCGAGGCGAAGGTCGTCTCCGCGCACCGCACGCCCCAGCGACTCTTCCGATACGCCATGGAGGCCGAAGGTCGCGGGATCGAGGTCATCATCGCCGGCGCGGGGGGCGCGGCCCACCTGCCGGGGATGATCGCGGCGCTGACCATCCTGCCGGTGCTCGGCGTGCCGGTGGAGAGCAAGGCGCTGCGGGGCATGGACTCGCTCCTGTCGATCGTCCAGATGCCCCGCGGGGTCCCCGTGGGCACCCTGGCGATCGGCGCCGCCGGCGCACTGAACGCGGGGCTGCTCGCCGGGGCGATGCTCGCCCGCAAGTACCCGGCGGTCCGGGAGGCCCTCGCGATCCATCGTCGCGACCAGACGGAAGCCGTGGGGGAGTCGCCCGAATGACCGACAGTCGGGAGAAGGTCCTCCTGCCCCCCGCCGACCTTGCCGTGATCGGCAGCGGGCAGCTCGGCCGGATGTTCGTCCAGGCGGCCCAGAGAATGGGATACCGAGCCGGGGTGCTGAGCACCACCGAGGACGCGCCCGCCGCCCAGGTGGCCAACTGGACCGTGATCGGGCCGCCCGATCGGCTCGCGGCCCTCCGCGCG from Aquisphaera giovannonii includes these protein-coding regions:
- a CDS encoding STAS domain-containing protein → MSTGEFQRIKANMVGDVAVVEVLPGELRFPPQASELGAELSLVAGQDWARHLVVNLKHTKYLSSTGFAILFKVVKEAQERGSVVRFCQLDPEVRLGAEIISLDKLATIFETEEEAIRSFAP
- a CDS encoding PAAR domain-containing protein; the protein is MGMPAARAGDMHVCPMVTGVVPHVGGPILPPGCPTVLVGGMPAARVGDMATCVGPPDVIAVGCFTVLIGGMPAARLGDVTAHGGSIVLGCPTVLIG
- a CDS encoding DUF6931 family protein; the encoded protein is MSDPAFINERFAAEIGSRTEMTPAAAALLREGLAPGAYLDLLASGGLHLDGIRFLARGMIKRAAVWWACRCVATADPEGSATGPAESALKAARDWVTDPSDERRRGCWAAAQEAGIDTPAGCTALAAFLSEGSLAPPELTAVPPREDLTARAATGAILLAAVIRQPEKAPEKHATFFAIGREVAEGKDTWPSPTRIPPPTRPTVKKR
- a CDS encoding type VI secretion system Vgr family protein → MPQISQANRPISISTPLGADVLLLQGVEGTESLSGLYRFRLEMLAESSEDIAFDSLLGQEATVTMRLPDGSSRYLSGIVSEVDQGGRLPSPLGPSYFTVYHAELVPKLWLLTRKIGSRIFQQMNVPDILTAVFSGLSIKNQLQGTYKPRDYCVQYRESDFDFAARLMEEEGIYYYFKHASGSHQMVIADTPGGHDDVPGATTVFFEEQEGGLRDEDRVHSWRRRQAIRPGKLTLWDQCFELPGQNLEAVKSAAGTVQGGTVSMSLTAASNDALEVYEFPGGYAKRFDGTAPGGGDRPSDVQNIFEDNERTAGIRIQEQNASAIRNRGTSTCRQFAAGCKFTLDRHFNANGPYVLTRVTHRLTMGDAYTTGGNGQGAYENEFECIPASLAFRPERNVPRRVVEGPQTAVVVGNSGDEIFTDKYGRVKVQFPWDRIGQKDANSSCWVRVGTPWAGQQWGMIHIPRVGQEVIVHFEEGDPDRPIIVGSVYNAANMPPYTLPDNMTQSGYLSRSSLDGTAENFNQLRFEDKKDSEEVYFHAEKDFNRVVENNDTLKVGFDKKDKGDQAIEIYNNQAVKVGTANCDDGSQAIEVYNGQSLKVGTGEAQASSGSQTVEIYKDRSTTLKTGNDTLTISQGNRSATVKQGDDSLEVTQGKRTVSINGDVAEEIKQGNRSVKIDMGNDSLTISMGNQTTKLDLGSSSTEAMQSIELKVGQNSIKIDQTGVTIQGLMIKVQGQVQTQVQGLMVQVSADAMLQAKGGITMIG
- the purE gene encoding 5-(carboxyamino)imidazole ribonucleotide mutase, yielding MPVELQLPDSPVVGVVMGSRSDWETMRHAAEALRSLGIPAEAKVVSAHRTPQRLFRYAMEAEGRGIEVIIAGAGGAAHLPGMIAALTILPVLGVPVESKALRGMDSLLSIVQMPRGVPVGTLAIGAAGALNAGLLAGAMLARKYPAVREALAIHRRDQTEAVGESPE